A window of Flammeovirga kamogawensis genomic DNA:
TTTGCCTTATGACAATCACTACCTATAAAATCAACTAATTGATCATTAATAAGGTTTTGAGCAATTTCTTTTGCTTTTGATGAATAATACCCTGCTAACGATAAAGCGTTTACTTGTAAAAGGGCTCCTAAGCTCTTCCAACGTTTAATTTCATCGTAATTACCATAGGTATAAGTATATCGTTCTGGGTGAGCAATTATGGGTTTGTATCCTTTTGAAATACACAAAAAGATTACTTCGTCTATAAAGAAACAAGAATTTATAAAAGATGTTTCTAGTAAAATATAATTATCACCAAAAGTAAGAAGAGGCTCATTACTTTTTAATTTTTTCAGAAAACCATCATCTAAATAATATTCAGCGGCGGCAGATAAATTTACATTGATATTTTGTTTATCAACTTCTGCTTGTACTAATGCTAACTTTTCAAGAATAATTTCTGGAGTGTTTTTATAAAAATCACTCATTACATGAGGGGTAGCAACAAGGTTTTTATATCCCATGTCAACTAATCCTTTTATAATATCTATTGATTCTTCAAGAGATTGGGCACCATCATCAATATTTGGTAAAAAATGGGCATGCATGTCACTTGTAATCTGAGGTCCTAATGGCTCAGAAACAACTACCTCTTTTTTATTATTTTTGAATAAATTAGTAAACCACTTCATAATGGATGCTCTTGTTTAAAAATCATTGTTAGCTTACAAAAATACAAATACTAAATATAAACATATACTTATGTACGTTATAAAACCCAAATGTGTTTTTTACTTATTTTTAAATAGCTTCTTCCAAAATGGTTTTTTCTTCTCATCAAAGTAGGCTAAATCCCCCTCTGATAAATCAGATTCATACCCATAAGTGTATCCATATCCAAATCCATCAGAGCTATATGACATTGTGCCATATCCATAACCATAGCCACCATAACTTCTTCTGTCAGGAACAGAATTAAGTATAATAGAGATATTAGGAAACTTGCTAGATTTATAAAGGTTGTTTGCGTTATCAATAAAAGAGACTTTAGAATAATCAGCTCGTACTACATAGATTGGATTTGTTACATGACGCATGATTATCATCCCATCAGTTACTAAACCTACAGGAGGAGAATCGAGCATTACTACATCATATTCTTCTTTTAATTTTGTCAAGAAGCTAGTAAAGTTTTTAGACATTACTAACTCTGATGGATTTGGAGGAATAGGTCCAGCACTAATGTATTTTAAAGTAGGTATATCTGTATCCTGTAAGCACTCTTCTACAGTAGTTTGTCCAATAAGAATTGATGATGCTCCTTTAATATTACTCCCACCAAAAGCTAAATGTACCTTAGGTTTTCGTAAGTCGAGATCGACCATAATTACTTTTTTGTCTGACATAGCA
This region includes:
- a CDS encoding tyrosine-protein phosphatase, with protein sequence MKWFTNLFKNNKKEVVVSEPLGPQITSDMHAHFLPNIDDGAQSLEESIDIIKGLVDMGYKNLVATPHVMSDFYKNTPEIILEKLALVQAEVDKQNINVNLSAAAEYYLDDGFLKKLKSNEPLLTFGDNYILLETSFINSCFFIDEVIFLCISKGYKPIIAHPERYTYTYGNYDEIKRWKSLGALLQVNALSLAGYYSSKAKEIAQNLINDQLVDFIGSDCHKAKHLNWLKKVRTLSYYNKALGLPLQNNLIIKVPQK